A window of the bacterium genome harbors these coding sequences:
- a CDS encoding thiamine pyrophosphate-binding protein, whose amino-acid sequence QIELLGDACGTELLRTAYHTVAEGYGGRGLLLDDPAKIDETLREAQAIAKQGKPVVVNVMIGKTDFRKGSISM is encoded by the coding sequence ATCAGATCGAGCTGCTCGGGGACGCGTGCGGGACCGAGCTGCTGCGGACCGCGTACCACACGGTCGCGGAGGGCTACGGCGGGCGCGGGCTGTTGCTGGATGATCCGGCGAAGATCGACGAGACGCTGCGCGAGGCCCAGGCGATCGCCAAGCAGGGCAAGCCGGTGGTGGTCAACGTGATGATCGGGAAGACGGACTTCCGCAAGGGGTCCATCTCGATGTGA